The following proteins come from a genomic window of Shewanella halifaxensis HAW-EB4:
- a CDS encoding DUF3010 family protein, with protein MTEQVVCGVFLKANEVRLVTLSGTRDTHQVIAPKVNKFSLVKNPTQVETREFIALIKTYIKEHNLDKLVLNRRATTGQGAGGAGTFLMEGAILASVEVEVEFVHPATLRATDKRCSELKLHRPKTVDLGKAYDLAFECMS; from the coding sequence ATGACTGAGCAGGTCGTTTGTGGGGTATTTTTAAAGGCCAATGAAGTGAGACTGGTTACCTTGTCGGGAACGAGGGATACTCATCAAGTTATCGCGCCTAAGGTGAATAAATTTAGCTTAGTGAAAAACCCGACTCAAGTAGAAACTCGTGAGTTTATCGCGCTAATCAAGACCTATATCAAGGAGCATAATCTTGATAAGTTAGTGCTCAACCGACGTGCGACAACTGGCCAAGGTGCGGGTGGAGCAGGCACTTTTTTAATGGAAGGTGCCATTTTAGCCAGCGTTGAGGTCGAGGTTGAGTTTGTTCATCCCGCAACACTGCGAGCCACCGATAAACGCTGTAGTGAGCTCAAGTTGCATAGGCCTAAAACGGTCGATTTAGGTAAAGCCTACGACTTAGCATTTGAGTGCATGAGCTAG
- a CDS encoding phosphoadenylyl-sulfate reductase: MVDTHNIADPVITSTALKALLSAPKVEQQAELKRVNEFLAQLTPIERVRWGLNYLPGNHGLSSSFGIQAAVMLHMVSAEKADIPVLLTDTGYLFSETYQFIDELTARLSLNLKVYASPYSAAWQEARFGKLWEQDLDGLDKYNQINKVEPMQRALAEQEIGTWFAGLRRSQSSTREALPILAIHGQRYKILPIIDWNNKQVHEYLTEFELPYHPLWEQGYVSVGDTHSSKPLELGMSEEETRFNGLKRECGLHYDI; the protein is encoded by the coding sequence ATGGTTGATACTCATAATATTGCTGATCCGGTGATTACATCAACTGCGCTCAAGGCGTTATTGAGCGCGCCTAAAGTAGAGCAGCAAGCAGAATTAAAGCGAGTCAATGAGTTTTTGGCTCAGCTGACACCGATTGAGCGGGTGCGCTGGGGATTAAATTACTTGCCGGGTAATCATGGGTTATCGTCAAGTTTTGGGATCCAAGCGGCGGTAATGCTGCATATGGTTAGCGCTGAAAAAGCGGATATCCCAGTGCTGCTCACCGATACCGGTTACCTCTTTAGCGAAACCTATCAATTTATCGATGAGTTGACCGCAAGGCTATCGCTTAATCTCAAGGTGTATGCATCGCCTTATAGCGCTGCGTGGCAAGAGGCGCGCTTTGGTAAGTTGTGGGAGCAAGACCTAGACGGTTTGGATAAATATAACCAGATCAACAAAGTTGAGCCTATGCAACGAGCCTTGGCTGAGCAAGAGATTGGCACTTGGTTTGCCGGGTTGAGGCGTTCTCAATCGAGTACTCGTGAGGCTCTGCCGATTTTGGCGATTCACGGCCAGCGCTACAAAATCCTGCCAATTATCGATTGGAACAATAAACAGGTGCATGAGTATTTAACCGAGTTTGAACTGCCTTACCACCCATTATGGGAGCAAGGTTATGTCTCTGTGGGCGACACCCATTCGAGTAAGCCGCTAGAGCTGGGAATGAGTGAAGAGGAGACGCGTTTTAATGGATTAAAGCGTGAATGTGGTCTGCACTACGATATCTAA
- a CDS encoding peroxiredoxin family protein, with amino-acid sequence MIKQLSKFGFIALLLLPLSALATDLKVGDMAPDFKLQATDGHFYQLSDYKGKQTLVLAWYPMANTYGCTLECKSLVEKGHLIREYNAVYMMASVDDLEDNQAFAREQKADFPMLSDPSKETAKAYDVLNFVRVASRVTFYIGTDGKILKIDEDINAKTAAEDIAANLAELNIEKENPESTAP; translated from the coding sequence ATGATTAAACAGCTTTCAAAATTTGGATTTATAGCGTTATTACTTCTACCATTGAGCGCTCTGGCAACAGATCTTAAAGTCGGTGATATGGCGCCTGATTTTAAGTTACAGGCAACCGATGGTCATTTTTATCAACTCAGTGATTACAAAGGTAAACAGACTTTAGTTTTGGCTTGGTACCCCATGGCCAATACCTATGGCTGCACCTTGGAATGTAAGTCGTTAGTCGAAAAGGGTCACCTAATTCGTGAGTATAACGCCGTGTATATGATGGCCAGCGTGGATGATTTAGAGGATAACCAAGCCTTTGCCCGTGAGCAAAAAGCCGATTTCCCAATGCTTAGCGATCCTAGCAAAGAGACCGCTAAGGCATATGATGTGCTTAATTTTGTTCGCGTTGCGAGCCGGGTGACATTCTACATTGGCACTGACGGTAAGATTTTAAAGATTGATGAAGATATCAATGCTAAAACCGCAGCCGAAGATATCGCCGCGAATTTGGCTGAACTTAATATTGAGAAGGAAAATCCTGAGTCAACAGCTCCTTGA
- the cobA gene encoding uroporphyrinogen-III C-methyltransferase — MEIVALPGQAAVGKVWLVGAGPGDVDLLTVKAYRVLQSADAVLYDALVSDEILALIPKHAEKIVVGKRAGKHSAAQSEINQLLVTKAYTRKNVVRLKGGDPFIFGRGGEELETIVDAGVEFEVVPGITAASGTAAYAGIPLTHRDYAQGVSFITGHCKLESRPMDWQGYANPNNTLVIYMGILNAGLIKQGLLNAGRKPQTPVAIVSKATTVEQQTFIGNLDNLDELASHPDLMMPALMVIGEVVELADSLNWFTPKTQNSQLNDPELAEITK; from the coding sequence ATGGAGATTGTAGCTTTACCCGGTCAAGCCGCTGTAGGGAAAGTATGGCTAGTGGGCGCAGGCCCTGGTGATGTCGATCTACTGACGGTAAAAGCCTATCGCGTACTGCAAAGTGCCGATGCCGTGCTCTACGATGCGCTGGTCAGTGATGAAATCCTCGCGCTTATCCCAAAGCATGCCGAGAAGATCGTTGTGGGTAAGCGTGCGGGTAAGCATAGCGCCGCGCAAAGCGAGATTAATCAGCTATTGGTCACTAAGGCCTACACCCGTAAAAACGTGGTGCGCTTAAAAGGGGGGGACCCCTTTATTTTCGGTCGCGGCGGTGAAGAGCTAGAAACCATCGTGGACGCTGGCGTCGAGTTTGAAGTGGTCCCAGGGATCACGGCGGCAAGTGGCACCGCTGCTTATGCCGGTATTCCGTTAACTCATAGAGATTATGCCCAAGGGGTGAGCTTTATTACTGGCCACTGCAAGCTTGAGAGCCGCCCAATGGATTGGCAAGGTTATGCAAACCCGAACAATACGTTAGTGATCTACATGGGTATTTTAAATGCAGGGCTCATAAAACAAGGTCTGCTCAATGCGGGCCGAAAGCCACAAACACCCGTTGCTATCGTATCGAAAGCTACGACTGTCGAGCAGCAAACCTTTATCGGTAACCTAGATAACCTTGATGAGCTTGCCAGCCACCCAGATTTGATGATGCCCGCCTTAATGGTCATTGGCGAGGTCGTCGAGCTCGCCGATAGCCTTAATTGGTTTACGCCTAAAACACAGAACAGCCAGCTCAATGATCCTGAGTTAGCCGAAATAACAAAATAA
- the cysI gene encoding assimilatory sulfite reductase (NADPH) hemoprotein subunit produces MSEQKLAVNEYLKTDSDYLRGTIQQGLNTAVTGAFSEGDQQLIKFHGFYQQDDRDLRNERKEQKLEPLYSFMLRARVAGGVCSPEQWLAVDKIASNLTSANSIRLTTRQTFQYHGIPKRNLKTIIQDLDREALDSIAACGDVNRNVMCNPNPVESKLHQQAYAYAKQLSDNMLPHTKAYAEIWLDNEKLVTTEGEEVEPVYGQTYLPRKFKMAVAVPPDNDVDVYTNDLGFIAVAEGDELVGFNMVAGGGMGSTHGEVSTFPRLADDFGYIKAEDSLKFAEAVMTIQRDWGNRENRKLSRLKYTIVKHGFETFKAEIEARTGIKFEPRRDVVIGDRGDRYGWKQGVDDNWHLTLFIEGGRVKDLPGQPLQTGLREIAKIHRGDFRMTSNQNMIIAGVASADKEQIEGLARQYGLLGKLITETRGHSIACVALPTCALAMAEAERYFPDFLTKVEALQQKHGFLDQGIVIRMTGCPNGCARPFAAEIGLVGKAPGRYNLYLGASFEGTRLNKLYRENIQEAEILDQLDTLFAQYASQRQAGETFGNYTVRSGVVAAVNDAAKDFHG; encoded by the coding sequence ATGAGTGAGCAAAAGTTAGCAGTAAATGAATACCTAAAAACCGACAGTGATTACCTGCGCGGTACGATCCAACAGGGTTTGAATACCGCAGTCACCGGTGCATTTAGTGAAGGCGATCAACAGTTGATCAAGTTCCATGGTTTTTACCAGCAAGACGATCGCGACCTGCGTAACGAGCGAAAAGAGCAAAAACTAGAGCCTCTATATAGCTTTATGTTGCGTGCTCGTGTGGCGGGTGGCGTATGTTCGCCAGAGCAGTGGTTAGCGGTCGATAAAATTGCCTCGAACCTGACAAGCGCAAACAGTATCCGTTTAACGACGCGTCAAACGTTTCAGTATCATGGTATTCCCAAGCGTAACCTGAAGACGATCATTCAAGATCTCGACAGAGAAGCGTTGGACTCTATCGCTGCATGTGGTGATGTAAACCGCAACGTGATGTGTAACCCAAACCCCGTTGAGTCTAAGCTGCATCAACAAGCTTATGCTTATGCAAAACAGCTATCGGATAACATGTTGCCACATACCAAGGCTTACGCCGAGATCTGGCTCGATAACGAGAAGCTTGTGACCACTGAGGGGGAAGAGGTGGAGCCGGTTTACGGTCAAACCTATCTGCCACGTAAATTTAAGATGGCGGTTGCCGTGCCGCCAGATAATGATGTGGATGTTTACACTAACGATCTGGGCTTTATTGCCGTTGCCGAAGGTGATGAGTTAGTAGGCTTTAATATGGTAGCGGGTGGGGGCATGGGCTCGACCCATGGTGAAGTCTCGACCTTCCCACGCTTGGCTGATGACTTTGGTTATATTAAGGCCGAAGATTCCTTAAAGTTTGCCGAAGCGGTGATGACGATTCAGCGTGACTGGGGTAATCGTGAAAACCGTAAGTTATCACGCCTAAAGTACACCATAGTGAAGCATGGGTTTGAGACCTTTAAGGCTGAAATCGAGGCGCGCACAGGCATTAAGTTTGAGCCTAGACGTGATGTGGTGATTGGCGATCGCGGTGACCGTTATGGCTGGAAGCAGGGCGTCGATGATAATTGGCACTTAACCCTGTTTATCGAAGGCGGCCGTGTTAAAGACTTACCGGGTCAGCCGCTGCAAACAGGCCTAAGAGAGATAGCAAAAATTCACAGAGGTGATTTTCGCATGACCTCAAACCAGAATATGATAATTGCTGGGGTAGCGAGTGCAGACAAGGAGCAGATTGAAGGCTTAGCAAGACAGTATGGCTTACTCGGCAAGCTTATCACCGAAACACGTGGCCACTCTATTGCCTGTGTGGCATTGCCAACTTGCGCACTGGCGATGGCCGAAGCCGAGCGTTATTTCCCCGACTTTTTGACTAAGGTTGAGGCGCTGCAACAAAAGCATGGTTTCCTCGACCAAGGCATCGTTATTCGTATGACGGGTTGCCCTAATGGCTGCGCTAGACCCTTTGCGGCTGAAATTGGTTTAGTGGGTAAAGCGCCTGGTCGTTACAACCTCTATTTGGGCGCCAGTTTTGAAGGTACACGTCTGAACAAATTATATCGTGAAAATATCCAAGAAGCGGAGATCCTTGACCAATTAGATACCCTGTTTGCACAATATGCTTCACAGCGCCAAGCGGGTGAAACGTTTGGTAACTACACCGTGCGTAGCGGCGTTGTTGCGGCTGTAAATGATGCGGCTAAGGACTTTCATGGTTGA
- a CDS encoding phospholipase A yields MNKFAALLLASGLCCSFSLYAQSEAQTSKSEESETEASKISIEVTPKTKVSLVDKRISEESATGELPYVITPHKVNYILPVTYSKSPNMAPFADEAAEHPFTLDNMEAKFQISFKFPLWHNVFGDNGHLFAAYTNQSYWQVYNKDISSPFRETNHEPEIFMIFTNDWQLGPLKNSFWGFGAVHQSNGQSGPKSRSWNRLYGMMVFDNGPFALEARAWWRIPEDEKETPDSPKGDDNPDITDYMGNLELTGVYGLDEHRFTLMVRNYIQKPNYGALEFTWSYPILGNLRLYTQYFNGYGESLIDYNVHNQRIGIGVSINDIL; encoded by the coding sequence ATGAACAAATTTGCTGCGCTACTCTTAGCCTCAGGCTTGTGCTGTTCTTTTAGCCTTTATGCTCAGAGCGAGGCTCAAACCAGCAAGAGTGAAGAAAGCGAAACTGAAGCAAGTAAAATCAGTATTGAAGTAACGCCTAAGACAAAGGTGTCTCTGGTTGATAAACGGATCTCGGAAGAAAGCGCGACTGGTGAGCTTCCTTACGTCATTACGCCCCATAAAGTGAACTATATTCTGCCGGTGACCTATAGCAAATCACCCAATATGGCCCCCTTTGCAGATGAAGCCGCCGAGCATCCCTTCACCTTAGATAACATGGAAGCCAAGTTTCAAATCAGCTTTAAGTTTCCACTTTGGCACAATGTCTTTGGTGACAACGGCCACCTGTTCGCGGCTTACACCAACCAATCCTATTGGCAGGTATACAACAAAGATATCTCCTCACCGTTTAGAGAAACCAATCACGAACCAGAGATCTTCATGATCTTTACCAATGACTGGCAACTGGGACCGCTGAAAAACTCTTTTTGGGGCTTTGGCGCCGTGCATCAATCCAATGGCCAGTCAGGGCCTAAGTCCCGCAGTTGGAACCGTTTGTACGGCATGATGGTATTCGATAATGGCCCCTTTGCTCTCGAAGCTAGAGCATGGTGGCGTATTCCTGAAGATGAAAAAGAGACTCCTGACTCTCCAAAGGGCGATGATAACCCAGATATTACCGATTATATGGGTAACCTAGAGCTCACTGGCGTATACGGCCTCGATGAGCATAGATTTACTCTTATGGTGCGTAACTACATTCAAAAGCCTAACTATGGCGCACTGGAGTTCACCTGGAGCTATCCTATTCTGGGTAACTTAAGACTTTATACTCAATATTTTAATGGCTACGGTGAAAGTTTGATCGACTACAATGTACATAACCAACGCATAGGTATCGGGGTTTCGATTAACGACATCTTGTAG
- a CDS encoding assimilatory sulfite reductase (NADPH) flavoprotein subunit, whose amino-acid sequence MLLKELSSLASPLSAGQVDKLKQLTAELSAVQLAWVSGYLAAASEQGVAGAPQVGGSSEASSQPGSEQTISILYGSQTGNGRGIASELAEKAQAQGYAVNLVSMGEYKTRQLKQESLLLLVVSTHGEGEAPDDAIELHKFLSSKRAPKLDNLNYSVLALGDSSYEFFCQTGKDFESRLNALGATAIAPLVECDVDYEEQSLQWQADVLEAVKPLVQSSSASVVSIASTQAVTSSFSKQKPYTAELLVSQKLTGRDSDRDIRHVEIELGESGIQYQAGDALGVWFTNSQALVTELLETLALNGDAQVTIGKETLTLRDALTNNKELTQLYPGLVTGWAELSKSGELQAISADKALTREYVNNNQVADLVRRYPASVTAEQFVGLLRSITPRLYSIASSQAEVESEVHLTVALVEDERDGVTRFGGASQFLASAEEGQEVQVYVEPNHHFRLPENPDTSVIMVGPGTGVAPFRAFMQERAAQGVEGKTWLFFGNPHFEQDFLYQTEWQQYLQSGELSRIDLAFSRDQQHKIYVQHKIVEQGEALWQWLESGAHFYLCGDAERMAKDVHQALLDVVVKYGNKTEQQAAEYLEELRAAKRYQKDVY is encoded by the coding sequence ATGTTGTTAAAAGAGCTTTCATCACTCGCTTCGCCGCTATCTGCTGGCCAAGTGGATAAGTTAAAGCAGCTCACTGCAGAGCTGAGTGCCGTGCAACTTGCTTGGGTGAGTGGCTATCTTGCTGCAGCATCTGAGCAAGGCGTGGCGGGTGCGCCACAAGTCGGGGGGAGTTCTGAAGCTAGTTCGCAACCGGGTAGCGAGCAAACTATCAGCATACTTTACGGCAGCCAAACGGGTAATGGTCGTGGCATTGCTTCTGAGCTTGCCGAAAAAGCACAGGCACAAGGCTATGCGGTCAACTTAGTGTCTATGGGGGAGTATAAGACACGTCAGCTTAAGCAAGAGAGCTTATTGCTATTAGTGGTCAGTACCCATGGTGAAGGTGAAGCCCCTGATGATGCCATCGAGCTGCATAAATTTTTAAGCTCTAAGCGCGCCCCTAAACTGGATAACCTAAATTACTCTGTGTTGGCACTGGGGGATTCGAGTTATGAGTTTTTCTGTCAAACGGGTAAAGATTTCGAGTCTCGTCTTAACGCATTAGGCGCGACGGCCATTGCGCCATTGGTTGAGTGTGATGTTGATTACGAAGAGCAATCACTGCAGTGGCAAGCGGATGTCCTAGAAGCGGTTAAACCGTTAGTACAGAGCAGCAGCGCAAGCGTAGTTTCAATCGCCAGCACTCAGGCTGTGACTTCAAGTTTTAGCAAACAAAAGCCTTACACCGCAGAGCTACTCGTGAGTCAAAAGCTGACGGGGAGAGATTCTGATAGAGATATTCGCCATGTTGAAATTGAGCTGGGTGAATCGGGTATTCAATATCAAGCGGGTGACGCCTTAGGTGTGTGGTTTACTAACTCACAAGCTCTAGTGACTGAGCTGCTTGAAACATTAGCGCTTAATGGTGATGCGCAAGTGACTATCGGTAAAGAAACATTAACTTTGCGTGATGCACTGACAAATAACAAAGAGCTGACGCAACTTTATCCGGGTTTAGTGACTGGATGGGCAGAGCTAAGCAAAAGCGGTGAGTTACAAGCAATCAGCGCCGATAAAGCCTTAACCCGTGAGTATGTGAATAACAACCAAGTGGCTGACTTAGTGCGTCGATACCCAGCGTCTGTGACCGCCGAGCAGTTTGTCGGCCTACTGCGCAGTATTACTCCAAGACTTTACTCTATCGCCTCGAGTCAGGCTGAAGTGGAGTCTGAAGTGCACTTGACCGTGGCACTGGTTGAAGATGAACGTGACGGCGTCACTCGCTTTGGTGGGGCATCTCAATTCCTCGCAAGTGCCGAAGAGGGGCAAGAAGTGCAGGTGTACGTAGAGCCTAATCATCACTTCCGTTTACCTGAAAACCCAGACACGTCAGTGATCATGGTCGGCCCCGGTACCGGTGTGGCCCCTTTTAGAGCCTTTATGCAAGAACGTGCAGCGCAAGGGGTAGAAGGTAAGACTTGGTTGTTCTTTGGTAATCCCCATTTCGAGCAAGATTTCCTCTATCAAACTGAGTGGCAGCAATACCTGCAATCTGGTGAGTTATCTCGAATCGATTTGGCCTTTTCTCGCGACCAACAGCATAAGATTTATGTGCAGCACAAGATCGTCGAGCAGGGTGAGGCGTTGTGGCAGTGGTTAGAGTCTGGCGCACATTTTTATCTCTGTGGTGACGCCGAGCGTATGGCCAAAGATGTGCACCAAGCGCTGCTAGATGTGGTCGTTAAATACGGTAATAAAACTGAACAGCAAGCGGCCGAGTACCTAGAAGAGTTAAGAGCGGCTAAGCGTTACCAAAAAGATGTCTACTGA
- a CDS encoding Re/Si-specific NAD(P)(+) transhydrogenase subunit alpha — protein MKLGLPKESHAGESRVAIIPANVARLLKNNLQVLVESGAGNNAGFTDEDYIQAGASIVSREQVLTDADIITVVNAKDEQLAELKAIIKPQQIVIGMMDPLAHPENAQAIAETGATAIALELVPRITRAQSMDILSSMATIAGYKAVLLAAYKAPRLFPMMMTAAGTLKPARAFIMGVGVAGLQACATAKRLGAVVEAYDIRPAAREQIISVGAKPVELDLEAENTETKGGYAAEQSDDFLKRQQQAMANVLAQQDIVITTAAIPGRKAPTLITKEMVDGMKRGTIIVDLAAETGGNCELTELDKEVVYKGVTILGPSNVPGSAANHASQMYGTNIENLLKLLVSKEGELNLDFEDEIIKDTVVAYQGEVASSRLRELLGLPELVATTSESAPEAK, from the coding sequence GTGAAGCTAGGTCTACCCAAAGAAAGTCACGCAGGTGAAAGTCGCGTTGCGATTATTCCTGCCAATGTGGCTCGACTACTTAAAAATAATCTACAAGTTCTTGTTGAAAGTGGCGCTGGTAATAATGCTGGTTTTACTGATGAAGATTATATCCAAGCAGGTGCATCGATTGTGTCTCGTGAACAAGTCTTAACGGATGCCGACATCATCACCGTTGTTAACGCTAAAGATGAGCAACTTGCAGAGTTAAAAGCGATTATCAAACCACAGCAAATTGTGATTGGCATGATGGATCCGTTAGCGCATCCAGAAAATGCCCAAGCGATCGCAGAAACGGGGGCAACCGCAATTGCACTTGAGCTTGTGCCACGAATTACTCGCGCACAGAGCATGGATATCTTGTCGTCAATGGCAACTATCGCGGGCTATAAAGCCGTGCTTCTCGCCGCATATAAAGCGCCGCGTTTGTTCCCTATGATGATGACGGCAGCAGGCACTTTAAAGCCTGCTCGTGCCTTTATCATGGGCGTGGGTGTTGCAGGCCTTCAAGCTTGCGCCACCGCAAAACGCTTAGGGGCTGTGGTTGAGGCTTATGATATTCGCCCAGCCGCTCGCGAGCAGATCATCTCGGTAGGCGCTAAGCCTGTTGAGCTTGATCTTGAAGCCGAAAACACCGAAACCAAAGGGGGCTACGCAGCAGAGCAATCTGATGACTTCCTTAAGCGTCAGCAACAAGCGATGGCCAACGTACTTGCCCAGCAAGATATCGTTATCACTACCGCTGCGATCCCTGGTCGAAAAGCGCCAACTCTCATCACCAAAGAGATGGTCGATGGTATGAAGAGAGGCACCATTATTGTCGATCTTGCCGCCGAGACTGGCGGTAACTGTGAGCTAACAGAACTTGATAAAGAGGTGGTTTACAAAGGTGTGACCATTCTTGGGCCATCAAATGTACCTGGCTCGGCAGCAAATCATGCCAGCCAGATGTACGGCACTAACATTGAAAACTTGCTTAAGTTACTTGTCAGCAAAGAGGGTGAGCTTAATCTCGACTTTGAAGATGAGATCATCAAAGACACCGTGGTTGCCTACCAAGGCGAAGTGGCCAGTTCGCGTTTACGCGAGCTTTTAGGCTTACCTGAATTGGTAGCAACCACAAGCGAATCTGCACCGGAGGCTAAATAA
- a CDS encoding PA4780 family RIO1-like protein kinase, producing MKTPKRLQPLVDEGLIDEVIRPLMSGKEADVYIVRCGDDVRCAKIYKEADKRSFKKAVEYREGRKGRNSRRARAMEKGSNYGRQEQEQAWQNAEVDALFRLANAGVRVPTPYGCFDGVLLMELITDEAGYVAPRLNDVTLSADMAIAHHAMVMKDVQRMLCAGLIHGDLSEFNVLLDHTGPVIIDLPQAVDAAANNNAKRMLLRDVNNMTQYYGQFAPELLSSKYAQEMWLKFESGKLSPETELTGQFVESEQSADIEAVLAEIQAAFEEEQDRKARIQAETEDEF from the coding sequence ATGAAAACCCCAAAACGACTCCAACCTTTGGTTGATGAAGGACTAATTGACGAAGTCATTCGTCCATTAATGAGCGGCAAAGAAGCCGATGTATACATAGTTAGATGTGGCGACGATGTTCGTTGTGCCAAAATTTATAAAGAAGCTGATAAGCGCAGCTTTAAGAAAGCCGTCGAATACCGCGAAGGACGTAAGGGTCGCAACTCTCGTCGAGCAAGGGCGATGGAGAAAGGATCTAACTACGGACGCCAAGAACAAGAGCAGGCGTGGCAAAATGCCGAGGTCGATGCACTGTTTCGTCTAGCTAATGCTGGCGTACGTGTGCCTACGCCTTATGGCTGTTTCGATGGTGTGCTACTAATGGAGCTTATCACCGATGAAGCTGGCTATGTCGCGCCACGACTTAACGATGTCACTCTGAGCGCCGATATGGCCATAGCGCACCACGCCATGGTGATGAAAGATGTGCAGCGTATGCTCTGTGCCGGTCTTATTCACGGTGACTTATCAGAGTTTAACGTGTTACTAGACCATACCGGGCCTGTGATTATTGATCTGCCACAAGCGGTCGATGCCGCAGCAAACAATAACGCTAAACGCATGCTACTACGTGATGTGAATAATATGACTCAGTATTATGGTCAGTTTGCACCAGAACTGCTGAGCAGTAAATATGCCCAAGAGATGTGGCTAAAGTTCGAGTCTGGTAAGTTGTCACCAGAGACTGAGTTAACTGGTCAGTTTGTTGAGAGCGAGCAAAGCGCCGATATTGAAGCTGTGCTGGCCGAGATCCAAGCCGCGTTTGAAGAGGAGCAAGATAGAAAAGCGCGGATCCAAGCTGAAACGGAAGATGAGTTTTAA